One region of Wyeomyia smithii strain HCP4-BCI-WySm-NY-G18 chromosome 3, ASM2978416v1, whole genome shotgun sequence genomic DNA includes:
- the LOC129732850 gene encoding regulatory-associated protein of mTOR, giving the protein MIETTDKENDSVVEEEDDSKLPISFIYARHLGKIEGINCITQSWRVKERMKTVSVALVLCLNLGVDPPDVVKIHPCSRLECWIDPAAMSGQKAMELIASNLQKQYERWQPRARYKHSLDPTVEDVKKLCTSLRRNSKEERVLFHYNGHGVPRPTVNGEIWVFNRTYTQYIPLSIYDLQTWMGAPSIYVYDCSNAGIIVNSFNTFAEQHEKELEQMRARSGSTTGQSDQEANRNSPSPPVLGATTYKNCIQLAACAANQILPMNPQLPADLFTSCLTTPIRIALKWFILQSTSSLVPHVTEDLIDRIPGQLNDRRTMLGELNWIFTAITDTIAWNTLPRDLFQKLFRQDLLVASLFRNFLLAERILRSYDCTPISSPPLPQSYRHPMWSAWDLALDLALSQLPDILDKGKRFKHSPFFEEQLTAFQVWLEGSSEQRSPPEQLPIVLQVLLSQVHRLRALELLGHFLDLGPWAVNLALSVGIFPYVLKLLQSLAKELRPFLVFIWAKILAVDGTCQVDLIRDHGHKYFLAALQDTSPCPGFKGNHRVYAAFVLASIVHKFAIGQANAMQGQLVSICLDQLNDSNPVLRQWLAICLGHLWQNYEQARWSGVRDNANEKLYPLLSDPIPEVRAAAVYALGTFISSVTQRSDHANNIDRSTAMHLYATVCNDMSPLVRMELIASLQWMVRFFESQFVTVFLQESTTSHNLFNHHYHSLERNMNLKRNSSTSNIINVGKNAATVGSIYQKLWNGLNALAKDPFPAVAQMAQKVVEYVGKQGYEIAKEATTSEKSAGSMSLPPSPNTRINYLGGESPPTHNHLTQATAHLTPVPNKKKLHQISDSSEFAACSTQQQQPQSIIISNHGSPQIQTIQSDQMPPQSASNVNPQQSQSQGQPQASNSQPQMQQQQLATPIVTTNYIEWSVSFFARPSKFLNEAKLKNVSDQNSTEFLDRQSRCLRNRIVREEGREQQRRAVFGRLDTQSWSCRTQHTPTMVKLNPYDDQIAVAYKDRVILQDWSTDLTSSFIPFKQQPHVHYQSIFLDQNRFQMTPSTIAVSSLDFVNAHDVGLVLVGYSDSVIRVWRPAEANRESSLVTAWHGLFDFNSPTTAKVGTSELGLVMAWHQKTQTIMAAGEAKYIRLWDAERESKICDISSGSDATIIKLSCAPNGIFAAGCNDGSVRLFDRRCSPAEARFATFREHMNPILTVCLRDDCESLVSACTTSTVRLYDIRKTSTSVQHWSAGSDVSAMSIHSSADIVACATSVITIYGLDGTNLNTIRCNEGFMGTKKGVTSCLSFHKHKISLAAGFNDNTAAVFVTDRK; this is encoded by the exons atgATTGAAACAACAGACAAGGAGAATGATAGTGTGGTAGAGGAAGAAGACGATTCAAAACTTCCGATTAGTTTTATATATGCCAGACATTTGGGAAAGATCGAAGGTATTAATTGTATTACACAGAGCTGGCGAGTGAAAGAGCGCATGAAAACTGTCAGTGTGGCGTTAGTGCTTTGTCTGAATCTTGGCGTTGACCCACCGGATGTTGTGAAAATACATCCATGCTCTAGGTTGGAATGCTGGATTGATCCCGCTGCAATGTCTGGTCAGAAAGCAATGGAATTGATAG CTAGCAACCTTCAAAAGCAATATGAACGCTGGCAACCACGAGCCCGTTACAAACACTCCCTCGATCCAACGGTTGAGGATGTCAAAAAGCTCTGCACTTCCTTGCGCAGGAATTCAAAAGAAGAGCGCGTACTGTTCCATTACAATGGACATGGTGTTCCTAGACCAACGGTCAATGGCGAAATTTGGGTCTTCAATAGGACCTACACCCAGTATATCCCTTTGTCGATATACGATTTACAAACGTGGATGGGGGCACCATCTATTTATGTGTACGACTGTTCGAACGCGGGTATTATTGTAAATAGTTTCAACACATTTGCCGAGCAGCACGAAAAAGAGTTAGAACAGATGCGTGCACGAAGCGGCAGCACAACTGGTCAGTCAGATCAGGAAGCCAACCGTAACTCTCCATCGCCTCCAGTCCTTGGAGCCACTACCTACAAGAATTGTATACAACTAGCAGCCTGTGCCGCCAACCAAATTCTACCGATGAATCCGCAGCTACCGGCTGATCTATTCACGTCTTGCTTAACAACACCAATACGGATAGCACTTAAATGGTTTATATTGCAATCCACTTCCAGTTTGGTTCCACATGTTACAGAGGATTTGATCGATCGCATTCCTGGTCAACTGAATGATCGCCGCACGATGCTAGGCGAATTGAATTGGATTTTCACGGCCATAACAGATACCATTGCATGGAATACATTACCAAGGgatttatttcaaaaactttttcgacAAGACTTGCTTGTAGCAAGTCTATTCAGAAATTTTCTGCTAGCGGAACGAATTCTTCGATCCTATGACTGCACACCAATCTCGAGCCCTCCTCTTCCACAGAGCTATCGACATCCAATGTGGTCCGCGTGGGATCTGGCATTGGATCTGGCACTTTCACAGCTGCCTGATATCCTAGATAAAGGCAAACGATTTAAACATTCGCCATTCTTCGAAGAGCAGCTGACGGCTTTCCAGGTATGGCTGGAAGGCAGTTCCGAGCAACGTAGTCCACCAGAACAACTACCGATCGTGTTACAGGTTCTTTTGTCTCAAGTTCACCGATTACGTGCCTTGGAGTTATTGGGTCATTTTCTTGATCTAGGTCCATGGGCGGTTAATTTGGCACTTAGcgttggtatatttccctatgTATTGAAATTGCTCCAAAGTTTAGCAAAGGAACTACGGCCTTTCTTAGTGTTCATTTGGGCCAAAATCCTCGCAGTTGATGGGACTTGTCAAGTAGATTTAATACGCGATCATGGTCACAAATACTTTTTGGCTGCTTTACAAGATACATCCCCTTGTCCAGGATTCAAGGGTAACCATAGAGTTTATGCGGCATTCGTTCTGGCAAGTATAGTTCACAAGTTTGCCATTGGCCAGGCGAATGCAATGCAAGGACAACTGGTGTCAATCTGTTTGGACCAACTCAATGATTCAAATCCGGTTTTAAGACAGTGGCTTGCAATATGTCTGGGTCACCTCTGGCAGAATTATGAACAAGCACGTTGGTCTGGAGTGCGTGATAATGCAAATGAAAAGCTTTACCCGCTGTTAAGCGATCCTATTCCAGAAGTGCGAGCAGCCGCTGTATACGCTCTTGGAACATTTATAAGTTCTGTTACACAACGATCGGATCACGCGAACAATATAGACCGGTCAACCGCAATGCATTTGTATGCCACCGTATGTAACGACATGAGTCCGCTGGTCCGAATGGAATTGATAGCTTCGTTGCAGTGGATGGTTCGATTTTTCGAGAGTCAGTTTGTTACGGTGTTCTTGCAAGAATCAACTACAAGCCATAATCTGTTCAACCATCACTACCATAGTTTGGAGCGTAACATGAATTTGAAGCGTAATAGCAGTACAAGCAATATTATCAATGTAGGAAAGAATGCAGCTACTGTGGGATCCATTTATCAGAAGCTGTGGAATGGATTGAATGCCCTGGCTAAGGATCCGTTTCCTGCTGTGGCTCAGATGGCTCAAAAAGTGGTTGAATATGTGGGAAAGCAAGGTTATGAAATAGCCAAAGAAGCTACCACTTCGGAGAAAAGTGCCGGTAGTATGAGTTTACCGCCTTCACCGAACACCAGAATCAACTATTTAGGAGGGGAATCACCTCCGACACACAACCATCTTACCCAAGCAACGGCCCATCTTACACCGGTACCCAACAAGAAGAAACTTCATCAAATCAGTGACAGTTCAGAATTTGCAGCGTGCTCTACACAACAACAGCAGCCACAGTCGATAATCATTTCAAACCACGGCTCGCCACAGATCCAAACTATTCAGTCCGATCAAATGCCTCCCCAGTCAGCATCCAATGTTAATCCTCAACAGTCACAAAGTCAGGGTCAGCCTCAGGCTTCCAATTCTCAACCCCAAATGCAACAGCAGCAACTCGCAACTCCTATCGTAACTACGAATTATATTGAATGGTCGGTAAGCTTCTTTGCGCGACCATCCAAGTTTTTAAACGAAGCAAAGCTCAAAAACGTCAGTGATCAAAATTCAACAGAATTTCTTGATCGTCAATCCAGATGTTTGCGAAATCGGATTGTGCGTGAGGAAGGTCGAGAACAACAACGACGTGCAGTTTTCGGTCGATTAGATACCCAGAGCTGGTCTTGTCGAACGCAGCATACTCCGACGATGGTTAAGTTGAATCCTTACGATGACCAGATCGCAGTTGCTTACAA GGATCGCGTTATTCTTCAGGACTGGAGCACGGATTTGACAAGCTCGTTTATTCCGTTCAAACAGCAACCTCATGTGCATTACCAGTCGATTTTCCTTGAtcagaatcggtttcaaatGACTCCTTCTACAATAGCGGTATCTTCACTAGATTTTGTGAATGCCCATGATGTTGGGCTTGTATTGGTTGGTTACAGTGATAGTGTCATTCGTGTTTGGCGCCCAGCGGAAGCCAATCGGGAATCGTCGTTGGTTACGGCGTGGCATGGTTTATTTGATTTCAATTCACCTACAACTGCAAAAGTAGGTACCAGTGAATTGGGATTGGTGATGGCatggcatcaaaaaacccaaacaATAATGGCGGCTGGAGAAGCCAAATACATTCGCTTGTGGGATGCAGAGCGAGAATCAAAAATCTGTGATATTAGCAGTGGATCCGATGCGACGATTATAAAACTATCATGTGCACCAAATGGAATATTCGCTGCCGGATGCAATGACGGGAGTGTACGACTGTTTGATCGCAGGTGCTCTCCGGCCGAGGCACGATTTGCTACATTCCGAGAGCATATGAATCCGATACTAACTGTTTGCTTACGAGATGACTGCGAAAGTTTAGTCTCAGCTTGTACCACTTCGACTGTGCGATTATATGACATCCGTAAAACATCTACGTCTGTACAGCATTGGAGTGCAGGTTCTGATGTTTCAGCGATGAGCATTCACTCGAGTGCCGATATTGTGGCCTGTGCAACTAGCGTGATCACCATTTACGGTCTGGATGGTACTAACTTGAATACAATTCGGTGCAATGAAGGATTTATGGGTACGAAGAAAGGCGTAACATCGTGTTTATCGTTTCATAAGCATAAAATAAGTTTGGCAGCTGGATTCAATGATAACACAGCGGCCGTATTTGTTACCGATCGAAAGTGA
- the LOC129732851 gene encoding tektin-4 isoform X1, translating to MAQLNCPPCTPCANVCIEHQPTQTCSSLKSKKRKNRQYLYTFEERKVRANPVRWGHETSYENPFHVQEDLQPSETELQTSPVGLSASEPPCYLPQQNGNSDVHPLSRPMGPIGPWATGRIDWGSLSGQTGTRPVVDRYSITRYSVDEWRQRNADTIHACANTVSKSEKIEHDSKHIIVRTHAITDKTQSACTEQLHTRARTIDDMKSELERAIKSMQDEISTLEEQRRRLKQSLGVLRTPEAIATECLERRTGRPDTELIRDRPEEELICEIALIAEIRAMLLKTLSEIEAQQVQNRAARQRMEFDWSDKKLAHENDAINCNLTNKSSITMFRPGATRCPNEQSTEIYWQKFSKETLEMCTSCRKQSEQLRATLDVILMNAARDLRTQADSVERALANRISCMEEIRQKLEIDLRTTLQHLADTEIQIEKLKVAIANMDHAMKVVQTRLDNRNQRPRVENCRDQSQILLIAEVKSIEDGLSAMNTQLRQEEDVKNELMTRRSDLEKEIMMKRRTIAIDRDRCQRLRAHFPSSTSLSGY from the exons ATGGCCCAACTCAACTGCCCTCCCTGTACTCCTTGTGCGAATGTATGTATAGAACATCAGCCAACTCAAACG TGCTCATCGctgaaaagcaaaaaaagaaaaaaccgtCAATATTTATACACATTCGAAGAAAGAAAAGTTCGTGCTAATCCTGTTCGTTGGGGACAT GAAACATCTTACGAAAATCCATTCCATGTACAAGAGGATTTGCAACCAAGTGAAACGGAATTGCAAACTAGCCCAGTCGGGCTTTCAGCCAGTGAACCACCTTGCTATTTACCACAGCAAAATGGTAACTCAGACGTTCATCCTTTATCTAGGCCAATGGGTCCCATAGGTCCATGGGCAACTGGCCGCATAGATTGGGGTTCCTTATCTGGTCAAACTGGAACGCGTCCAGTGGTAGACCGTTATTCCATTACTCGATACAGTGTTGACGAGTGGCGCCAACGGAATGCTGATACTATACACGCATGCGCAAACACAGTCAGTAAAAGCGAAAAAATCGAGCATGATAGCAAACACATCATTGTCCGAACACACGCTATCACCGATAAAACTCAATCCGCTTGCACAGAACAATTGCACACCCGGGCCAGAACCATTGATGACATGAAAAGCGAATTGGAACGGGCAATCAAGTCAATGCAGGATGAAATCAGCACACTGGAAGAACAACGGCGCAGACTCAAACAGTCGCTCGGGGTTCTTCGTACACCGGAAGCAATCG CAACTGAATGCTTGGAGCGTAGAACTGGCAGACCTGATACTGAGCTAATTCGAGATCGTCCTGAGGAAGAACTGATTTGCGAAATAGCTCTTATAGCAGAAATTCGAGCAATGCTACTCAAAACATTGTCAGAAATTGAAGCTCAACAAGTGCAAAATCGAGCCGCTCGACAGCGAATGGAGTTTGATTGGAGCGATAAGAAGTTGGCTCATGAGAATGATGCTATAAATTGCAACCTAACGAACAAATCGTCTATCACCATGTTTCGCCCCGGAGCTACTCGATGTCCTAATGA ACAGTCTACAGAAATTTACTGGCAAAAGTTCAGTAAAGAAACTTTAGAGATGTGCACTAGTTGCCGAAAGCAGTCTGAACAACTGCGTGCTACTTTGGATGTTATTCTAATGAATGCTGCTCGCGATCTTCGTACACAAGCCGACAGTGTGGAGCGAGCATTAGCTAACAGAATATCTTGCATGGAAGAAATTCGACAAAAATTGGAGATTGATTTAAGAACG acATTGCAACACCTCGCAGATACAGAAATTCAAATAGAAAAACTAAAAGTTGCTATAGCCAACATGGATCATGCAATGAAAGTTGTGCAAACACGTCTTGACAACCGCAATCAACGCCCCAGAGTAGAGAACTGTCGTGACCAATCACAAATTTTGTTGATAGCAGAGGTCAAATCGATTGAGGATGGGCTTTCTGCTATGAATACACAACTCAGACAAGAGGAAGATGTGAAGAACGAACTTATGACTCGTCGCAGCGACTTAGAAAAGGAGATTATGATGAAACGACGTACGATTGCTATAGATCGAGATCGTTGTCAACGTTTACGGGCTCATTTTCCTTCATCTACTTCTTTGAGCGgatattga
- the LOC129732852 gene encoding uncharacterized protein LOC129732852, protein MSKANSKNSDITQAVPLINGEIFEIEQCLFPIPEEFFLKDDSISEEECISISISESLNLPSLPAYTVRKSILDPAKLTPEVINELCFHEMLLISTENDEIVGGFAIQVETIADEVIAVFCSSHFSMDGNEKTARSELLALTDKQFNPYQERKCETIFAGDFKQEKQLQLYFDENQNVTAFRQETVANESESFQGVVTAEEDGFLLPDGLNIIYMRYLMLTNFIGDIHTRAIDIQGRIGHSIYQITDVIPTKINGEIHETKQVIRTVYYAETDEPETSVSYYLTTGHLLRHTWNNSNYSIIMNPRFSISNLSSEMNDIYFSMRIYLEELSKLLEISAHEKSRCYDLLSKPTEIVRAVLSDIITEATQKPSNNSISIRSEQSSDTIRNLLEGIINDMSFL, encoded by the exons ATGTCGAAAGCAAATTCTAAAAATTCGGATATTACTCAGGCGGTACCTTTGATAAATGGGGAAATTTTCGAAATTGAGCAATGTCTCTTTCCGATTCCAGAAGAATTTTTCCTTAAAGATGATTCGATTTCGGAAGAGGAGTGCATTTCAATTTCCATTAGTGAATCGTTGAATCTTCCAAGTCTACCAGCTTACACTGTACGGAAGAGTATACTGGATCCGGCCAAATTAACACCTGAGGTCATCAATGAGCTGTGCTTTCACGAGATGCTGTTGATAAGTACGGAAAACGACGAAATCGTTGGCGGTTTTGCCATTCAGGTAGAAACCATTGCTGATGAAGTGATTGCCGTATTTTGTAGCTCGCATTTCTCGATGGATGGAAATGAGAAAACAGCGCGAAGCGAACTGCTGGCCTTGACTGACAAACAATTCAATCCATATCAGGAGCGCAAGTgtgaaactatttttgcgggtgacttcaagcAG GAAAAACAGTTACAGCtatatttcgacgaaaatcAAAACGTCACGGCATTCCGACAGGAAACAGTAGCGAATGAATCAGAGAGCTTTCAAGGTGTGGTTACTGCCGAAGAAGATGGTTTCTTACTACCTGACGGTCTGAATATCATATACATGCGTTATTTAATGCTAACAAACTTCATCGGAGATATCCACACGCGAGCAATTGATATCCAAGGTCGCATAGGACATTCGATTTATCAAATCACCGATGTTATTCCAACGAAAATCAATGGTGAAATTCACGAAACGAAACAAGTGATTCGTACTGTCTACTATGCGGAAACAGATGAGCCGGAAACGAGCGTGAGCTACTACCTTACTACTGGTCATTTACTGCGACATACCTGGAACAATTCAAACTATTCTATAATCATGAATCCAAGATTCAGCATTTCTAATCTATCGAGCGAAATGAATGACATTTACTTTTCCATGCGGATATATTTGGAAGAACTATCGAAACTATTAGAAATTTCTGCGCATGAAAAAAGTAGGTGCTACGATTTACTAAGCAAACCAACGGAAATAGTTCGGGCAGTTCTCTCAGATATTATAACAGAAGCGACACAAAAACCTTCCAATAATTCTATATCCATTCGCAGTGAACAATCATCTGACACCATTAGAAACCTTTTAGAGGGTATTATAAATGACATGTCTTTTCTTTGA
- the LOC129732853 gene encoding uncharacterized protein LOC129732853 translates to MEEDLSYYVYITLTLIPVYLSFKLIQWMGWELFINN, encoded by the coding sequence atggaAGAGGATTTGAGTTATTACGTTTATATTACATTAACATTGATTCCTGTTTACCTGTCATTCAAACTGATCCAGTGGATGGGTTGGGAGCTCTTTATCAATAATTAG
- the LOC129732851 gene encoding tektin-4 isoform X2, with the protein MAQLNCPPCTPCANVCIEHQPTQTETSYENPFHVQEDLQPSETELQTSPVGLSASEPPCYLPQQNGNSDVHPLSRPMGPIGPWATGRIDWGSLSGQTGTRPVVDRYSITRYSVDEWRQRNADTIHACANTVSKSEKIEHDSKHIIVRTHAITDKTQSACTEQLHTRARTIDDMKSELERAIKSMQDEISTLEEQRRRLKQSLGVLRTPEAIATECLERRTGRPDTELIRDRPEEELICEIALIAEIRAMLLKTLSEIEAQQVQNRAARQRMEFDWSDKKLAHENDAINCNLTNKSSITMFRPGATRCPNEQSTEIYWQKFSKETLEMCTSCRKQSEQLRATLDVILMNAARDLRTQADSVERALANRISCMEEIRQKLEIDLRTTLQHLADTEIQIEKLKVAIANMDHAMKVVQTRLDNRNQRPRVENCRDQSQILLIAEVKSIEDGLSAMNTQLRQEEDVKNELMTRRSDLEKEIMMKRRTIAIDRDRCQRLRAHFPSSTSLSGY; encoded by the exons ATGGCCCAACTCAACTGCCCTCCCTGTACTCCTTGTGCGAATGTATGTATAGAACATCAGCCAACTCAAACG GAAACATCTTACGAAAATCCATTCCATGTACAAGAGGATTTGCAACCAAGTGAAACGGAATTGCAAACTAGCCCAGTCGGGCTTTCAGCCAGTGAACCACCTTGCTATTTACCACAGCAAAATGGTAACTCAGACGTTCATCCTTTATCTAGGCCAATGGGTCCCATAGGTCCATGGGCAACTGGCCGCATAGATTGGGGTTCCTTATCTGGTCAAACTGGAACGCGTCCAGTGGTAGACCGTTATTCCATTACTCGATACAGTGTTGACGAGTGGCGCCAACGGAATGCTGATACTATACACGCATGCGCAAACACAGTCAGTAAAAGCGAAAAAATCGAGCATGATAGCAAACACATCATTGTCCGAACACACGCTATCACCGATAAAACTCAATCCGCTTGCACAGAACAATTGCACACCCGGGCCAGAACCATTGATGACATGAAAAGCGAATTGGAACGGGCAATCAAGTCAATGCAGGATGAAATCAGCACACTGGAAGAACAACGGCGCAGACTCAAACAGTCGCTCGGGGTTCTTCGTACACCGGAAGCAATCG CAACTGAATGCTTGGAGCGTAGAACTGGCAGACCTGATACTGAGCTAATTCGAGATCGTCCTGAGGAAGAACTGATTTGCGAAATAGCTCTTATAGCAGAAATTCGAGCAATGCTACTCAAAACATTGTCAGAAATTGAAGCTCAACAAGTGCAAAATCGAGCCGCTCGACAGCGAATGGAGTTTGATTGGAGCGATAAGAAGTTGGCTCATGAGAATGATGCTATAAATTGCAACCTAACGAACAAATCGTCTATCACCATGTTTCGCCCCGGAGCTACTCGATGTCCTAATGA ACAGTCTACAGAAATTTACTGGCAAAAGTTCAGTAAAGAAACTTTAGAGATGTGCACTAGTTGCCGAAAGCAGTCTGAACAACTGCGTGCTACTTTGGATGTTATTCTAATGAATGCTGCTCGCGATCTTCGTACACAAGCCGACAGTGTGGAGCGAGCATTAGCTAACAGAATATCTTGCATGGAAGAAATTCGACAAAAATTGGAGATTGATTTAAGAACG acATTGCAACACCTCGCAGATACAGAAATTCAAATAGAAAAACTAAAAGTTGCTATAGCCAACATGGATCATGCAATGAAAGTTGTGCAAACACGTCTTGACAACCGCAATCAACGCCCCAGAGTAGAGAACTGTCGTGACCAATCACAAATTTTGTTGATAGCAGAGGTCAAATCGATTGAGGATGGGCTTTCTGCTATGAATACACAACTCAGACAAGAGGAAGATGTGAAGAACGAACTTATGACTCGTCGCAGCGACTTAGAAAAGGAGATTATGATGAAACGACGTACGATTGCTATAGATCGAGATCGTTGTCAACGTTTACGGGCTCATTTTCCTTCATCTACTTCTTTGAGCGgatattga